The DNA segment GAGGTGTGTTCCCCGGCTACAGCATCGAATCCTGTTTCAGGTTGATATTCATTGAACATTTTCAGAGCATCCTGCCTGAAGTTTTTATCACGCATGTTAAGGACAAGGGTTTCTCCTTCCTGTTTCAGTTTTTCAACATGCTGAGGCCTTCTGACAATATTGATTACCTTTATCCCTGCTTCCTTTGCAAATTGACGGATAAAACCGCCAACCTGCCCGGCTGCTGCATTCAAAACGATTGTTCTGCCTCCTTTATCCAAAGCAGTCTGAAACAATCCATAGGCAGTAAAAGGGTTAATAAAAAAAACAGGGGCTTCATTTTTTGGAAAATCATCCCTTAAAAGCAGGCAATTATCAGCCTTTGCAATGAAGTACTCTGCCCATGTTCCATCATCATTATCCTGAATAAAACAGGAAATACGCTTACCTGTTAATGCTGACTGATCAAGACTTTTTCCGCAGCCGATGATAATCCCTGAACCCTCAAAACCGGGAACAGCAGGAAAATCCTTTTTAATCTGATACATCCCGCGCAGGAAGGCAATATCGGAAGGGTTGCAGGGAGCACCTTCCATTTTAACAAGTATCTCATTGTCTTTCAGCTCACGAAGAGGCCTGTCGGTTATCCGGAGGTTTTGAAGCATCTCCGAAAGATTACCGTATTCCTTGTCGATGGTAATGGCACGCATAATCAGTTGATTACTGACAAATGTTCATTGATTAAAGCCCGGGTTTTTAAATCTGAAGGGCGTGAGGCATTGTTGTCGATGATTTTTCCGTCCTGATCAATCAAAATAAAACGTGGTATGGATTTAATCAGATAATCATCGGCAATTTTGCTTTGCCACCCTCCGGCATATAACTGAATAACATTATCTGCCATTATCTTCTTAAAATTCCGCCAATCGTTTTCATTGTCATCCACAGAAATCTGAAGAAAGATGATGTTTTTTCCGGTATATTCTTTTGCTAATTTTTCAAAATGAGGTATTTCCCCGACACAAGGCCCGCACCAGGTAGCCCAGACATCCAAATAGACCAACTTACCTTTAAAATCAGCCAGAGAATACATTTTACCGTTTTCGTCAGGATAAGAAAACACCGGAGCATCTTTGCCGGGAGCTATTTTATCCCAAAGCTTAATCTTCTCTTCAATACTTTTAAGATAATTCTGGTTGTGGCAGTCTTTCCTGAACATGCTCATGAGTTTGTCAATATTTTTTACACCATAATAATTGACTTGTTCGAGCATTATTTCATACAGTGCAAACTCTCTGGCTTTTCCCGGTTTGAGTATTTCAGCTGCTTTCTGATAACGCATAGTAGAATAGCCTGTTTCGGATTGTTGGGCGATGGTGTCTTTCTCATAAGCAGGGTCCACCAGTGAACTGATGTAACGGCTGATAAACCTTCTGAAACTTTTTGATGAAATATTGTTTTCATCGTTCAGGTTAACGTTTTTCAGGTAATTGTCAAATTCCGGAGAAAAAGTATAGTCGGGTTGCTGAATCAGATAGCCGTAATTATTCAGGTAAACAAGGAAAGTGTAGGCATAATCAAACAAAAGATTGGTCTCGTATATTTTTTTGAAATACTCAAGTGATTTTTTCTGCGCTGAACTTTTAAGTTCTTTTTGCAGAGAAGAAGTGAAATCCTGAAGGTCTTTTCTGCGTGCATCGAGCATGGAATCCATGGTGCGGCTGAATGCACCTTCCGGGAGGCGGAACAGGTACATCTTCGGAGGCATCTGATATTTGTCGGCCATAAACCTTTCCAACATAAAGTTATTTAGTTTTTCTCCGGTTCCGGTAAATTTAATCTGGTCATAGGGTTTGGTCATGTCGATATTGAGGGTAAGCTCATCTCCGGGTGTCAGAAAAACATCCAGAATCAGATCGCTGCTGACACGCAACTGATAAAAGGTTGGTTTATCCAGTTTCAGACTGAAAGAATAATTTCCATCCTTGTCAATTACAACTGTATCTGCTACGGCTTCCTCATCCTCAGTATTCTTCAGCATGAGAGATTCCTCTGCCGGCATGATGATTTTTCCCTGCAAAACAGCGATTTTTTGTTTTTGGCAGGAAAAGAAAATGCTCATGATGAGCAATGATAAAATAATGAATTTTTTCATTTTAATCAATTTAGCGTTAAACAACTTTATTTTTTAATAACTGATTTTCTGACTTTTGACTTATAAGTGCCTTCATAAATGCCTCCGATTTGCGGACAATTTGCTGGTTTTAGGGAAATTTCGCGTGTCAGATATATTTTACAGGGGCCCTGCTTCAGTTCACTGACATCCGCGGGTTCCACAATTATCTTTTGCGTTCCTGTTTTATTGACTTTAATGGTTTTTTCAGTCCCTGAAGTGTCGATAATGGTTAGCTTGAAGGTTTCATTTTTTTGCAGCGGCAAGCCTTTTACTGAAATTTCGGTCGGAGAGGTTTGGGATATTGAAGAGGGCTTGTCAATACCGGCCGGATAAAGCGAAAATGTGTTTTCATATTTTTTTCCAGTGTAATCGTAAAAAGTGAAAACGTATTGATAATCATCTGGTTGCCTGAGAAGTTCGGAATAATAATAACCTGTAAAAAGTCTTTCAGTACCTTTCATTTTTTTCCCGTTTATTGAAATGTAACTGGGGTCAGTCAGAATGAGGGAAGTGCCTTTGGTACCGCCAAACCTGAAAACAGCTTCCACCAGGGCATTATGTTCACCTTCTTCCATAGAAATGTAGTATTTTGTATAAATTTCTGATTGGGCAACATCTTTTGAATCGGCAATTTCCCCGGATACACAGGCAAATAACCATAAAGTCATTATCAAACTGACAGATAAGATAATATATTTCATAACTGATTGTTATTCTGAAGTTTAATTAATAATTCTTTTTTCATTTCAGGGAAAAACTCAGGAAGAAATTTGTCAATTTTCAGCAATTGAAAAATGAGTTCGTTCCCGGTATCTGTTGAAATTTTTGTCAGCAATGGGGTCTGTGCATTTTGTGGTAAACCCAGGCATTCAACGAAGGCTTTATAGCGGCTCCAGGGATTGCCGAGAGTATCAGACTGGCTGACTTCAAGGGCATGTTGTAAATTATTTACTTCGAGGTTTTGAATAATTAACGTCATTTCCTCATGTGTAAACCCAAGTGAATCAGCATATTGCACAATTAAATCCGTGTAATTTTCAGAATGAATGGCTTTTTTGGCAGTAAAATAGAAAAAAAGGTAAGAAATCAGGGCAAAAGCTATGATGACTGAAGATAAAATCAAAAGTGATTTGAAGGTTTGACGCTTTTCTTCCTTGTTCATCATAACTGCAAAAATAGTCATGAACAGACATTTATACGGATAAAAATTAAGAAAGCCAGATATAAAAGAATGACGATGGTTTCGGGATTGTTATACGATGGTAGAAAAAAAACAAGGAACTTTGCTTTGCGGGAAAAATAACAACGAAGCAAAAAAAAAACAATAAGTCAGGATTTAATGAACGCAACAAAAACTCATTTTCATACTTTCGATGCGCTTCGTTTTTTTTCTTTCCTGATTGTTTTTCTGCACCATTCACCTTTTGAAAAACCTGCCATTGTTAGTTTTTTTACCAAAAGCGGTGGCATTGGCGTTTTATTTTTCTTTGTGCTGAGTGGTTTTTTAATCACTTACCTGCTCCTGCATGAGAAAATGAGTGCCGGAACTCTTTCTTTTAAAAACTTTTTCATTCGCAGACTTTTGAGAATATGGCCTTTGTTTTATGCCATGATCCTCTTTGCCTTTCTGACTCCTTTTTTTCTGAGTATGCTGAAGCTTGGGTTTTCGGGCAGCGGCTATCAGCCCGACTGGTTGATGTCGGCTCTTTTTCTGGAAAATTATAAGATGATGTTAACGGGAGACACACCGAATGTTTCACCCCTCACTGTGATGTGGAGCCTCGATGTGGAAGAGCATTTTTACATACTTTGGGGCTTATGCCTTTTTATGTTGCCGGTTCGGAAAATTCCTTATCTCATTGGTGTTTCAGTAGTATTGGCAAATCTGACCAGAATAATATATTTTAACCACGAAATTAAAGCCCTCGATTTGTTTTCAAATCTCGATTTTTTTGCTTTTGGCGGTTTGGTTGCCTGGTTGCTCCTGTATAAAAATGAGGTTATTCAACGACTTGGTATCATTTCAAAGAAGCGTAAAAACCTGATTATCTTTGGTATAATTTTTCTTGTCGTTCTGAATCCGCACATTCATTCTGATTACGTTAACCTGATAAGCTTACCCATATTTGCCGTATTGTTTTCTTTTATCATAGCATTTACACTTTGTGAAAATAACATACTGTATATCAGTGATAAAAACATCTTTAGCCGACTTGGGATATACACCTACGGACTATACCTGATTCATACCATTGTCATCAATTTTGTGATCCGCATATCAGAAGTTTTGCCTTTTACACTTAACTGGCTGAGTGGGGGATTGCTGGCACTGTTGCTTACCATCCTGTTGAGTATGCTTACATATCATTTGTTTGAAAAACAATTTCTAAAGCTTAAAAGATATTTTTATCGTTAATGGTAGAAATCATTGAATTTTATAATCATAGCCCAAGGTTTAAATCATGTGCTATGATGAAAATGGAATTTTAAAAATGGTTTCAACTATTTTATGACATTTGTTTGAAAAATTGGTTAAATCCGGATGTTTATCAATGAATTCGACAGGGTTTAAAGATTTAATTTCAAATGGTTTAAACCATTTGAAAGGATGATAGGTTTAAATATTAAATTCCTTCCTGATTTGCTGAACCCAATTCTTTATTCTCTGGGGTGTCAGTTTTGCCTGATTGTCCTGATCGATCATCAGTCCGCAAAAGAGGTCGCCCCATAACGCCCGTGATCCTTCGAACTCATAATCAACTGAAGAGGTAAAACCAACCAGTTGAGCGCCACAATTTTCCAGTATTTCACCAAGAATTCCCATACCATCTCCGAAATTCTCACTGTAGTTAACCTGATCCCCCAGTCCAAACAAGGCGATTTTTTTTCCTCTCAAATCAAGATCTTCAAGTTCAGGAACAAATTCATCCCAGTAATTTGGCAATTCTCCGTCAAACCATGTTGGGACACCAAGAATCAGGAAATTATATTTCATAAACACATCCCCCCTGATTTCCTCAGCATTCAGATGGTCAATCAGTTCCTCCCCAAATTCAGCTGCAATTTTTTCTGCTGTTTTTCGGGTTTTGGTGGTATTGAAACTGTATATCAGTGCTATTTTTTTCATGATTAACTTCTTATTATTTTATTCGTAATCATTTTCTTGAGTGAGTTTTAATAAGCCAATAATTCTTTAGCTGCATGCAGGATTTTTTTGGTGTCAGGTAAAATGGCGGCTTCCAGAATCCGGTTAAAACCGACAGGCGTAAAGGTGCTGCCTACCCGCCTGACTGGACCATCCAGATATTCAAAAGCCTTATCACTGATGAGTGCTGCTACCTCACCGCCAAATCCTCCGAAAACCTTGTCTTCATGCACAATCAATACTTTTCCGGTTTTTTTTACAGATGCCAGAATACTTTCTTCGTCAAGCGGATTAAGGCTTCTCAGATCGAGTACTTCTGCTTCTGCATTCATTTCTTTCTTAATTATTTCTGCTGCCTCCAGGCTGAAATGCGTTGTGTTACCATAGGTGATGATACTTAAATCGCTTCCTTCCCTTCTTATTCTTGCTTTTCCAAAAGGTACTTCAAAATCATCGGGTACAGCTGTTGCAGCCTTTGGTGCATTATATAAAGCTTTAGGCTCAAGAAAGAGGGTAACACCCTTTGAACGTATGGCTGTCCTGAGCAAACCTGCTGCATCATCGGCAAAGGAAGGATAAACGACCCGGAGGCCCGGGAGTGTAGTCAAAGTTGCTTCAATGGTCTGGCTGTGGTACAACCCACCACCGATATATCCACCCGAAGCAAGCCTGATGACTATATTGGGTGAAAATTTTCCGTTACTTCTCCAGTAATCATGGCTGAGTTCAAGTAGTTGCTCCATGGCCGGCCAGAAATAATCGGCAAATTCTGCTCCTTCTATGACAACCCTGATTTTCTGACTGTAACGGCTCATCCCGTTGGCTGTTCCGACAATATAATCTTCTGCTATTGGTGCATTAAATATTCTTGACTTGCCAAATTCTTTCTGAAGTCCTTTTGAAACATTGAAAATACCTCCTTTGTCTTTATTGGCTATATCCTGTCCATACAAAAAGGTGTCAGGGTTAAGTTTAAATTCTGCTTTCAGAGTTTCATTCAGGGCTTCTATCAGTTTTTTATTGTTGCCTGTAAACTGATGTAACCCTTCGGGATATTTTTCTGAAACATAGGCTTCAGGGACTACGTATTGATGAATGGATTCAGGGGAAGGATCGGGTGAAGCCATAGCAATTTTATGTGCGGCCTTAACGTCATCTTTTGCCTTGTTTTCTATTTCAGTGATTTCTTCCTCTGACATCCTGCTGTAGCGAAGTAACATACGCCTGAATTTACCTAACGGATCATATTGAGTAACATAGTTCAGTTCATAATCATCACGATAGAGTTCATGTCTGTCGGAATTGGAATGACTGTGAATCCTGATGCAGTTTGCCTGAACTATCACCGGCTCTCCGTATTCCAAGACATGTTTTTTTGCTTCTGTCATCGCATTCATGGAATCAAACACGTCTTTTCCGTTACAGTGGATAATCCTGAGATTTTTAAACCCACTGAAGTTATTGGCTACTTTGCGGTTGGCAGTCTGGTCGGCTTTAGGAACTGAAATACCGTATCCATTGTCCTGAAAAACAAAAATAACCGGTAGTTTTTCGTTGCTTGCTCCGTTGATAGCTTCATATACATAACCTTCCGAGACGGAGCTTTCGCCCTGGCTCGAAATGACTACTCCTTTAGCTCCGTAATATTTCATTGCCCTTCCTAACCCTGCAGCTATCTGTGTGTGATTTCCGGTACATGATGAAACATTGTGAATATTCCATTCCGGCTTCGCAAAATGGTTCGACATATGGCGGCCTCCGCTTGCAGGATCTGCTGCTTTTGATATACCGTTAAGGATGATTTCTTCTGCCGTCAATCCTGCCGAAATGGCTGTCAGCATATCACGATAATAAGGAAACAGATGGTCGGTTTGTCTGTCAAAAACCTGTCCGATGGCCAGCTGGATGCCATCATGTCCGGCATAGGGTGCATGGTAGCTCCAACCTATGGCTTGTTTGAGGTAATTCGGGGCTCGATCGTCTATCAGCCGTCCGAGAGTCATCAGATACAACCACTTTTTTAGCGTTTCATCCGGTGTAGTTTTTATCGAAAAAATCTTCGGGACTATATAATTTGGTTTCTTTTTTATTGACATGTCTTTAAATTCAATATTTTAACGTTAAAATTTTAGTTATTCCAAATGCTTATATGCTTCTGTTAGTATCAAAATTTTCGAGCAGGTCGGCAATTCTCCTCAGGAAAGCTCCGCCAAGTGCTCCGTCAACAATACGGTGATCGTAACTCAGTGCCAGATACATCATGTGGCGTATGGCTATAGTATCACCTTCGGGGGATTCAATAACTACCGGGCGTTTGACAATACTTCCTGTGGCAAGAATGGCTACCTGAGGCTGATTGATAATTGGTGTTCCGAAAAGATTTTTAAATGTGCCAAAATTGGTGATGCTGAAGGTGCCTCCCTGAATTTCATCCGGCTGAAGTTTGTTTTGGCGTGCTGCATTTGCCAGACGGTTGATTTCGCTGGCTAATCCTGCCAGATTTTTCATGTCTGCATTTTTAATGACAGGAACAATCAGATTCCAGTCGGGAAGGGCAACGGCAATGCTGATGTTCACCTGTTTGCGAAGAATGATATTTTCTCCGTCAGTCGATGCATTCACTTGTGGAAATTCACGCAGGGCAAGGGCTGCTGCTTCGGTAAAGAAAGGCATGTAAGTGAGTTTTTCGCCATATTTCTTTTCAAAGGCTTCCTTGTTTTGCTCCCGCCATCTGACAATACGGCTGACATCTGCTTCCACTACAGCAGTAACATGAACGGAGGTTGCTTCCGACATGACCATGTGGCCGGCTATCAGTTTTCTCATACGACTCATGGGAACAATCTGATCGCCTTCGGCAACCGGAATGTTTACTTTTTCAATGGCAGGTGGCATCGGGGCGGGTTTAGATTGCCTGTTTTTAAGATAATCCAGAACATCCTGTTTGCGCACCCTTCCATCCTTTCCTGAGCCTTCAAGACTATCGAGTTCCTCGATACTTATATTTTCCTTATAGGCTATCGTTCTAACCAAAGGAGAATAAAATCTGCCATGAAAATCTGTGGGTTTTTTTACAGTATTCTGATTTACAGCAGATTCCTCCGTTTTTTCAGACGGATTAATTTCTCCAATATTTCCTGAATCTTCAACTTGTTCCGGATTCAGATTGATAATGGCGATAGTTTTTCCAACCGCAACCAGGTCTCCTTCCTGAAAGAGGATTTTTTCGACTTTTCCACTTACTGGGGAGGGGATCTCAGAGTCAACCTTGTCGGTAGCCAGATCGACAACCGGACTATCTTCTTCAATCAAATCCCCTTCTTTTATATGCCATTTCAGTATGGTTGCTTCCTCAATGCTTTCGCCAAGTTTAGGGAGTTTTATTTCAAATTTTGACATTTTTAAGACATCATTTTGGGTGCAAATTTAAAATCAATCTTATTAACAAAAAGTTTACCATGAAAAACATGAGAAAGAACATTCCGAAAAATGGTGAAAGCAGCTTTTTCATTATGGCCAATCAGACTAAAGGACGAGATTTTATCATCTGAGGATGACTAAAAAACCACTCCAATCCTCATTCCCAGAGAGAAATGCCAGGTATAATCTGTTCCCAGATAGGTTTCACGACCCGGACCTATCCATTCGAAAAAACCATCATGATACATTTGCCCTTCTATGTTTGAAACACTGACATTTCTTTGACGAAAACCTAATCCTGAGTAAAACTCCATCATAAAATGTCCTTCTGTTATCCGCATACCCCCGAGACCATACAAGCCGTTTATAATAAACTGATGCTCAGCATATTCATAAGAGTAAAATGTATCATTTAGATAGACGTAACCAGAATTTTTTGCATAATTTAGTTCATGATGAAAGGCATTTATACCTGCAAAAAAACTCACAGGTTCAAGATGAAAGAATTGATAAGTCAATTCGATATTTGATTTATAGTAATCATTAAAAACAAAACTATTTTTATCCCACACATAACATTTTTGTCCATATCCTAAGCTAAAGCCAAGTTTTTTCTTCCAGACCAACTCAGCATTCAGGAAGATAGTGGAATGTTGAGGCTCAATCAATTTACTGGGAGTCCATTTTAAAATAAATTCAAATGGCTTTTCTATTGGTTGGGATTTTATGTAATTCAAGCATGAGAGACATAATAAGAATGTATAAAGCCCTGTTTTATTTATCATTAAATTAATTAATTTCAGCTGTTTTAAATTCAGTTTTCAGGAAATCCTGTAATTCTTCTGTTTTGGAAATTACTTTTTTGAGAGTTGTTAATTCAATTTCAGTAAGCATTTGCAGGTCAATGATGTTATCTGCTGTTTCATTATGAAGGATGGAATTGGTTTGCTGGCGAATGCGTAAATAGGTCAGAAAATTAAGTATTTGTTTTGTTTCCTCATATATTGTTTTTGAAATCACCATATTCTCGTAAAGAGCATCAAGTCGTTCCAGTGAATTAAGTGCCTGAATATTTTGCCTTAAGGAAAGAATTCGAATTAGCCCGGTTACCGGAAAAATTACTTTTTTAATATCAATTTCTCCTGAATAACCACCACTTAGCTGGGAAACAGATGGCACCCTGAAGTTGATAACTGACAGAGCTAAATGGAGAAAAAAAACTGATTTGTTTTTTAACTCTTCGGAAACATGTTGTCTGAGTTCCTCAACGAAAGAGGCCTCACCATAAACATTCTTCAAATCAAAAAAGATGGAGGATTCGAGTAAATCTTCAGGATTGGATGTATTAATCCATTTGCTGAAATAGTTTTTCCATGTTTCAAGT comes from the Sphingobacteriales bacterium genome and includes:
- a CDS encoding 2-oxo acid dehydrogenase subunit E2 — protein: MSKFEIKLPKLGESIEEATILKWHIKEGDLIEEDSPVVDLATDKVDSEIPSPVSGKVEKILFQEGDLVAVGKTIAIINLNPEQVEDSGNIGEINPSEKTEESAVNQNTVKKPTDFHGRFYSPLVRTIAYKENISIEELDSLEGSGKDGRVRKQDVLDYLKNRQSKPAPMPPAIEKVNIPVAEGDQIVPMSRMRKLIAGHMVMSEATSVHVTAVVEADVSRIVRWREQNKEAFEKKYGEKLTYMPFFTEAAALALREFPQVNASTDGENIILRKQVNISIAVALPDWNLIVPVIKNADMKNLAGLASEINRLANAARQNKLQPDEIQGGTFSITNFGTFKNLFGTPIINQPQVAILATGSIVKRPVVIESPEGDTIAIRHMMYLALSYDHRIVDGALGGAFLRRIADLLENFDTNRSI
- a CDS encoding flavodoxin — its product is MKKIALIYSFNTTKTRKTAEKIAAEFGEELIDHLNAEEIRGDVFMKYNFLILGVPTWFDGELPNYWDEFVPELEDLDLRGKKIALFGLGDQVNYSENFGDGMGILGEILENCGAQLVGFTSSVDYEFEGSRALWGDLFCGLMIDQDNQAKLTPQRIKNWVQQIRKEFNI
- a CDS encoding 2-oxoisovalerate dehydrogenase, yielding MSIKKKPNYIVPKIFSIKTTPDETLKKWLYLMTLGRLIDDRAPNYLKQAIGWSYHAPYAGHDGIQLAIGQVFDRQTDHLFPYYRDMLTAISAGLTAEEIILNGISKAADPASGGRHMSNHFAKPEWNIHNVSSCTGNHTQIAAGLGRAMKYYGAKGVVISSQGESSVSEGYVYEAINGASNEKLPVIFVFQDNGYGISVPKADQTANRKVANNFSGFKNLRIIHCNGKDVFDSMNAMTEAKKHVLEYGEPVIVQANCIRIHSHSNSDRHELYRDDYELNYVTQYDPLGKFRRMLLRYSRMSEEEITEIENKAKDDVKAAHKIAMASPDPSPESIHQYVVPEAYVSEKYPEGLHQFTGNNKKLIEALNETLKAEFKLNPDTFLYGQDIANKDKGGIFNVSKGLQKEFGKSRIFNAPIAEDYIVGTANGMSRYSQKIRVVIEGAEFADYFWPAMEQLLELSHDYWRSNGKFSPNIVIRLASGGYIGGGLYHSQTIEATLTTLPGLRVVYPSFADDAAGLLRTAIRSKGVTLFLEPKALYNAPKAATAVPDDFEVPFGKARIRREGSDLSIITYGNTTHFSLEAAEIIKKEMNAEAEVLDLRSLNPLDEESILASVKKTGKVLIVHEDKVFGGFGGEVAALISDKAFEYLDGPVRRVGSTFTPVGFNRILEAAILPDTKKILHAAKELLAY
- a CDS encoding zinc-binding dehydrogenase; amino-acid sequence: MRAITIDKEYGNLSEMLQNLRITDRPLRELKDNEILVKMEGAPCNPSDIAFLRGMYQIKKDFPAVPGFEGSGIIIGCGKSLDQSALTGKRISCFIQDNDDGTWAEYFIAKADNCLLLRDDFPKNEAPVFFINPFTAYGLFQTALDKGGRTIVLNAAAGQVGGFIRQFAKEAGIKVINIVRRPQHVEKLKQEGETLVLNMRDKNFRQDALKMFNEYQPETGFDAVAGEHTSFLLEIMPRYAEIVVYGGLSGNPLSVDVLKLIFESKRISGFNLGDWIRQTGRQKLEEISDKLQQMFIDGILRTRIQKTITFDEIQQGLYQYLTKMSDGKVIIRAE
- a CDS encoding acyltransferase codes for the protein MNATKTHFHTFDALRFFSFLIVFLHHSPFEKPAIVSFFTKSGGIGVLFFFVLSGFLITYLLLHEKMSAGTLSFKNFFIRRLLRIWPLFYAMILFAFLTPFFLSMLKLGFSGSGYQPDWLMSALFLENYKMMLTGDTPNVSPLTVMWSLDVEEHFYILWGLCLFMLPVRKIPYLIGVSVVLANLTRIIYFNHEIKALDLFSNLDFFAFGGLVAWLLLYKNEVIQRLGIISKKRKNLIIFGIIFLVVLNPHIHSDYVNLISLPIFAVLFSFIIAFTLCENNILYISDKNIFSRLGIYTYGLYLIHTIVINFVIRISEVLPFTLNWLSGGLLALLLTILLSMLTYHLFEKQFLKLKRYFYR
- a CDS encoding AhpC/TSA family protein, with amino-acid sequence MKKFIILSLLIMSIFFSCQKQKIAVLQGKIIMPAEESLMLKNTEDEEAVADTVVIDKDGNYSFSLKLDKPTFYQLRVSSDLILDVFLTPGDELTLNIDMTKPYDQIKFTGTGEKLNNFMLERFMADKYQMPPKMYLFRLPEGAFSRTMDSMLDARRKDLQDFTSSLQKELKSSAQKKSLEYFKKIYETNLLFDYAYTFLVYLNNYGYLIQQPDYTFSPEFDNYLKNVNLNDENNISSKSFRRFISRYISSLVDPAYEKDTIAQQSETGYSTMRYQKAAEILKPGKAREFALYEIMLEQVNYYGVKNIDKLMSMFRKDCHNQNYLKSIEEKIKLWDKIAPGKDAPVFSYPDENGKMYSLADFKGKLVYLDVWATWCGPCVGEIPHFEKLAKEYTGKNIIFLQISVDDNENDWRNFKKIMADNVIQLYAGGWQSKIADDYLIKSIPRFILIDQDGKIIDNNASRPSDLKTRALINEHLSVIN